The DNA region CTGAGGACATGAGCCGCCTGGCTGGGCGGCTACGCGCGAAGCCGACGGGCGCCTGGGCAGCCTGAAGACCCGGCGATGGAGCGAGAAGCGGATGGGGCTTTTGCTGTTTGCGTCTTCAATACGTCCAGTGCGAACGTCCGGCGCAGCAGCCCGGCCCAATCCAGTCGCGGCATGCGCTCCTTCTTCGCTTCCGCCTTCGCCGCTGCCTCGGGCGGTGCGCTCGCCTCTTTTTCTTTCGGCTCTGCCTCCGTCAGGGGGAACGTCGTGCGTGGGAATGCGAAGGGCGCGCTGAACGTCGGCAGCACGAATACCCTCCACGACAACAATCTGACGATCTGCGCAGGTGTGCGTATTCCGGCCAAGGTGAGCCTGCCGCTTGAGAAGGAGGGCCACCGTCTCCATTGCAATCACAGAGCTGCACAGCTGGCACGCGATGATGGAGGACGGGCCCACGCGCTCCGAGGACTTCACCTTGCTGAAGTCCAGATAGCCTCGGTGCAGGGCACGTGGGGCGAGCGCCACCGCAAGGCGATGAACACCTCCTGTTCGCTCATGCGCGGCTCGAAGCCGCAGTAATCTTCGAAGGACATCCCCGCTTCGTCGTAGTTCCAAGGAGCGGGACTGGATTCCATGAGGGGAGGGCTCGCTACATGTTCGCGGCAACGCACAGGTCCGGCCGCGACTTCGCCAGGATCCGACGCAGGGTGGGCACCGTCCGCCACAGGTAGGACTCGTGAGCGGGGGAGAGGTTCGCGAAGGATTCGGGGTGGGCCTCGCCGAGCCGGCCTGCGGCCCTGAGGACGGCCAGGAGTCGCCGCTCCATGAACAACGCGTCCTTCGGGAGCCGCAGCTGGGGGAAGGTGGCCTCCTCGAAGAACCAGCGCGGGTTCTTCACCGTGCGCGGCCAGCGAGCGAAGCGCCGGAAGAAACGCTCGCTTACCTCGCGCATGTTGAGGCGCAGTGCGACGGCCACCGCCTGTTTCTTCAGACCGGGGTACTGGCGGATGGGTCCCATCCGCTCGAACCCAAGCGCGGCGCAATACACGTCTTCCGCATCCGGGTGGACGGCGCAGACCGCGTCATCCATCATCAGCTGCTCGCGCCCGAAGTGCAGCATGAGCTTGTAGAACAGATACACCAGCCCGGTCCGCCGGTACTCAGGGCCCATGCAGAGCGCCCCCACCTCCAACATCCTGCGACCTTCGGCCCGCAGCCTGGCCAGCTCCGCTCCGTAGATGGCATCCATGGGGAGGCCCAGGGGGCCGTCTTGAATCAGCGCGGCGGTTCCCACCACCTTTCCAGCGTCCAGGCCCACGATTGTGGCGGTAGTGGGTAGCACCAGGTGTGGGGTGACACGCAGGCCAGAAGGATGAGGCTCACTGATCCCTCGGCGTACATACATCTCATGGAGCAGCCGTGAGGACGCTTCCAACTCTGCTTCGGTATCCGCGACCTTCACCTCCACATTCTGGAGACGCTTCTCATCCAGCGAGAAGCGTGTGCGAACGATGGCATGGCGGAGGCCCCTGGGCAGGCTACGAAACAATGCAGGCTGAATACTTTTCATGTTGTGCGCGCTTTCCCTTTCTGGCGGATCTTCACTGCACGACCAGTGCCAGCCCTCTCCTCTGCGCTGATCAGAGGAGGGACGGATCCGGGTCCGCGGCGGCAGGCTTGAACACTGACGGTTGTTCCCCTCAGGGTGAGGTGGACTGTCATCACCATCGCGCCACAGCCGGGCGAGCTGGTGGCGCGACAGGGATTGACGAATGTTGCCTTCCGCCAGGGCGATATCACCCACCTGCGGATGTTTGCCGATGCCTCGGTGGATGCAGTGGTGTCGACAATGTCCCTGCACCACCTGCCGACGGTGGAGAGGCTGTGCCAGACCTATCGCGAAGTGGCTCGCATCCTGAAGCCGGGCGGCGGCATCTACATGGTTGACTTCGGTCACCTGAAATCCAGGCGCAGCATCGAGTACTTCGGCCACCAGCATGCCCACCGCCAGCCGGCGTTGTTTACGCTCGGGGTGGGTGGCATGAGCTGCACCGCCCTGGGTAGCGCGCCCTGAGCTTCAGGGCGTCGAGGACGTCGTCCCCAGGACGGGCTCGCCAGGCTGGGGAGGCGTCTCCACTCCCAGCCGAGTCCGCGTCACGAGGAGCAGCGGGGGAAGCAGGAGCAGCTCTCCCACCAACCCCGCCACCATGGCCAAGGCGGTGAGCAGCCCGAAGTACCGCGTGGGGCTGAAGCTCGACACCACCACCACCGACATCCCCACCCCCAACACCAGCGCAATCCAGAGAGCCCCCAGCCCCTTGGTGCTCAGCGTCTCCGCCAGCGCCCGCTCCGGGTTGCCATGCGCGCGCAGTCGCTCCCGCATGTACTGGATGAAGTGGAGGGTGTCGTCCACCGCGATGCCCAACACGACGGAGGACGTCATCGTCGTGGACAGGCTCAGGGGAATTCCCGTCCAGCCCATCCATCCCATCACACAGACAATGGGAAACAGATTGGATGGAATGGTGAACAGCCCCGCGCGCACCGAGCGGAACACGAGGAAGATGGGGCCGAAGATGAGCAGGAACGACAGCGCCAGGCTGTTGACCTGACTGCCGACGATGTTGTCCGTCATCTCCAGCCAGAGCCGCCCCTGCCCCGTGGCCATCGCGTGGTATCCCTCCCGAGCAGGAAAGTGCTCCTGCAGGTACACGTTCACCCGCTCGTAGAGTTCCTGGAGCCGCGTCGAACCGTGCTCGCGCACCCGGGCCACCCCGCGCACCCACTGGTAGGACGCGTCCACCGCCTCGCCCAGGCTTTCATCACCGTCGAGTTGGAGGAGCTGCGCCACCTGCTCGCGCGTGTCCGGGATGCGGAAGGATTCGGGCCTTCCCTCGTCGAACTCCCGGTGCAGGAGCTTCACATGGTCCACCAGCGAGGTGACGTGGTCCGCGCCCACCTCCCGGCGAAGAAACGCGTCGAGCGCCTCCAGCTTGCGCAGCTCCGCCGGCTCGAGGAAGCGCTCGGGTTCCTCGGCACGTATCGACACGACGATTTGCGTGGTGCCCCCCAGGTGCTCCTCGACGAAGGCCGTGTGCTGGCGCAGGGTCGTCCCCTCGCCGAACTGCTCCAGGTTGTCCTCGTTCACCGTCAGGCGCAGCAGGCCTGCCCCCGCAATCAGGACGATGAACACCGATGCGGCCACGAGCCAGCGTGGATGACGGAACACCCAGCGGATGTACGCGGCCATCCACGCATCGAGCCAGCCGGGGGTCCGCACCTGCTCGCGCCGGATGTACCAGGACGCCGGTCGCAGACGAGACGCCAGCGGCAGCACCAGGAAGGTGACCACCATGGACAGCATCACCGCCAGCGCCGCCGCGATTCCGAACTCTCGCATGGCCGGCGTGGGGCTGACCGACAGCGCGATGAATCCCACCGCGGTGGTCAGGTCACACATGAACACCGGCACCAGGAGCTCCGCCAGGGTGCGCACGGGCGCGCGCTCTGGCGTTTCCTCGCGGGCGTTCCGGGCCCACTCCGAGAGGAAGTGGATGATGTTCGCCACCCCCAGCACCATCATCACTGGCGGCAGGATGGTGGAGAGGTTGTTGATGGAGCCCCCCACCCACGTGAGCGCGGCCATGCCCACCAGCAGGGCCCCCGTCACGTTCGCCAAGGCCAGCAGCACGCCGGGCACCCTCCGCGAGAACATCCACAGCAGTACCACCACCAGCGCGTAGACGATGGGAACGAAACGCTCCAGGTCCACCTGCATGTGGTACGCGACGTCCGCATCGATGACCGGGTCTCCCGTGAGGAAGAAGCGGGTGGGGCCGCGCTGCTCCTCCTGCGCCAACAGCCGGCGGACCTCCGCGACGAGCGCCGCCTTCTGTGCGTCGTCCAGGCCGTCCACCAGCCGCACGCTCAAAGCCCCCACCGTAGGCGACACGTCCGAGAGCAGTCCCCCGTGAATGAGCGGGTTGCGGCGGGCGCGCTCGCGCAGGGCCGCCAGCGCGGCCGGGTCCTCCGGTGTTGGCTCGGGGACCAGGGGCACGGTGCGAAAGCCGTCCGCGTCCCCCACCAGGTCCTTCACGTGCGTGAGGCTGGTGACCTTGTCGACCGGGGAGAATTCCGCCTCACCGCCGGGCAGGCGCAGGTGCTGGAGCGCTTCGCTCAGCGCGCGCACCTGCTCCAGGCTGGTGCGCGAGAAGACGTCGTCCGTGCGGTAGGCCACGTAGATCAGCTCGTCATTGACGAAGTGGCCGTTGACCGAGTCCAGGTCCGCCTGCAACGGCGACGTCCGGTCGAAGAATGGGTCCAGCCCGGACTCCATCTCCAAGAAGGGCAGGCTGCCCGCGCTGGCCAGCAACAGGCCCGCCAGCAGCGCCGCCACCGTCCGTGGGTGCGTGTACAGCCACCCGGCCAACCGCTCGGGGAAGGAGTGCTCCTGACCACCAGATGCCGCGCTCACGTGTGTCGCCCCATCGCTAGAAGCTCGCTTCCATGGAGGCCTCGAGGCGCGAGTTGTGTCGGAATGGAGCGAAGCTCCCCTCCTCCGCGCTCCCGAAGAGCCACAGGTATCCCAATCGCGCCTTCACCCGGTCGAAGAGCACGTACTCCACCCGGGGGTTGGCGAAGCCATCATCGCCCTTGCGAGACAGCGCCCCGGCCACTTCGAAGCGCAGGTCCGGGCCGGCTTCGTACGCCACGCGCGCCAGCAGCCCGCTGGGCACCGGTCGTCGCAGTCGCCCAAGGGCATCATCCGACAAGCGGCCTGCCAGGGCCTGGGAATGTGTCAGCTCCAGGAAGACATGCAGCGAGTGGTCCTGGAAGAAGGGCCCCACCTGGTAGTCCCCACCGACGACGCCAATGGCATACGGGTCTTCCCGGAAGGGGTCCTGGGCCCGGCGGTCCCGGGTGAGGAAAGCCGCCGCCTCCGCCACCAGCCTCAGCTTCCCCAGGGTGTACTCGACATCCAACGTGGCCACGTGGAGCCGCTCGTGGGTTCCGGTGATGGTGACTTCCAGCCCGGGAGGCGGACCTGGCACGGGCAGGATGTCCGCGCGGAGCGTGGGCATCCGGTCCATCAACGTGACGAAGCCCAGCGACAGGTCCGCCCCGAGCACCGAGGCCACCAACCGCACGCCTCCCTGCGAGTGCGCGACGCGAGCGGAGGGCACCCGCGGCGCCGTCACCGTGACGTGAGCCGGAATCCCTTCCGGGAGCGGCAGCCGGCCGCGAACCCAACGGGAGCGGGCCACGAACGCTCCGTCCGGACCTATGGCCTCCGGCAGCGGCAGGAGGTGCGCCTCCGGCACGGGAAGGAAATAGCCCTCCAGCAACACCGGGCCGAAGAAGGCGCTCACACGGGCCATCCAAGCGCCGCGCTTCTCCGGGGCCAGCGGGTCGCGCAGGTCCACCGGGTCCAATACGTCCGTGGGGTTGTAGAGGCTTGCGGCCCCCCAGGACGTCAGCAGCCGCCCCGCCCGGAACGCCCAACGCGTGCCCTTCAGCTCGAAGTAGGCCTCCTCCACGTCGAAGCGGTCCCGGCTGGGGTCCGCGAAGTCGCGGCGCATCAGGAACGAGCCATGGATCGTGGCTCCAGCCGTCGTGCCCCGGACCTGGAGCCCCAGTTCCGCGAGGTCGCGCCCCGCCACGCGGTCATCCCCCAGGTGCTCCGGGTAGCTGAAATGCTCCACCGACACCCGGCCTCCCACTTCCACGGCCGGCTGTGCCGTGGCTGGCTCGGGCGCATCCTGTGTGAAGTCCACGCCGCTCATGGCCGCGGCCCATGCGTCATCGCTCGGAGCGGGCGCTTCCGGTGCGCTCGGTGCATCGGCCACGAGCGTGGGCTCGGGCGCCGAGGCCGTGGGCGGCGCCGCGCTCAGGGTGGGCAGCTTGCGCGCCAGGGCCTGCACCAGTCGGTCAGCGGCCTCGGCGCGCAGGCGCGGCTTGCCCAGGTCCGCAAAGGCAAGTGCCACCCCCTGCCCGCTGGCAGGCTCCACCGCGCGCAAGACCAGCCGGAAGCCCGCCCCCCGGCGGGTGAGCAACGCCGTCACCGCCGTATCGAACGAAAGGCGCGTGGCGAGCCCTGGCAGGTACTCGGGCTCCGCCCACCGCCCCGCCGGGGCATGGAGAGCACGGGCGGCCTCCCTAAGCGGCCGCCCTCCCACCGCCTGGAACTGCGAGGAGCGCTCCAGCGCGCGCTGGAGCGTGGAGCGCAGCGCGGATTCAG from Archangium lipolyticum includes:
- a CDS encoding N-acyl amino acid synthase FeeM domain-containing protein produces the protein MKSIQPALFRSLPRGLRHAIVRTRFSLDEKRLQNVEVKVADTEAELEASSRLLHEMYVRRGISEPHPSGLRVTPHLVLPTTATIVGLDAGKVVGTAALIQDGPLGLPMDAIYGAELARLRAEGRRMLEVGALCMGPEYRRTGLVYLFYKLMLHFGREQLMMDDAVCAVHPDAEDVYCAALGFERMGPIRQYPGLKKQAVAVALRLNMREVSERFFRRFARWPRTVKNPRWFFEEATFPQLRLPKDALFMERRLLAVLRAAGRLGEAHPESFANLSPAHESYLWRTVPTLRRILAKSRPDLCVAANM
- a CDS encoding class I SAM-dependent methyltransferase, with the translated sequence MRWTVITIAPQPGELVARQGLTNVAFRQGDITHLRMFADASVDAVVSTMSLHHLPTVERLCQTYREVARILKPGGGIYMVDFGHLKSRRSIEYFGHQHAHRQPALFTLGVGGMSCTALGSAP
- a CDS encoding efflux RND transporter permease subunit encodes the protein MSAASGGQEHSFPERLAGWLYTHPRTVAALLAGLLLASAGSLPFLEMESGLDPFFDRTSPLQADLDSVNGHFVNDELIYVAYRTDDVFSRTSLEQVRALSEALQHLRLPGGEAEFSPVDKVTSLTHVKDLVGDADGFRTVPLVPEPTPEDPAALAALRERARRNPLIHGGLLSDVSPTVGALSVRLVDGLDDAQKAALVAEVRRLLAQEEQRGPTRFFLTGDPVIDADVAYHMQVDLERFVPIVYALVVVLLWMFSRRVPGVLLALANVTGALLVGMAALTWVGGSINNLSTILPPVMMVLGVANIIHFLSEWARNAREETPERAPVRTLAELLVPVFMCDLTTAVGFIALSVSPTPAMREFGIAAALAVMLSMVVTFLVLPLASRLRPASWYIRREQVRTPGWLDAWMAAYIRWVFRHPRWLVAASVFIVLIAGAGLLRLTVNEDNLEQFGEGTTLRQHTAFVEEHLGGTTQIVVSIRAEEPERFLEPAELRKLEALDAFLRREVGADHVTSLVDHVKLLHREFDEGRPESFRIPDTREQVAQLLQLDGDESLGEAVDASYQWVRGVARVREHGSTRLQELYERVNVYLQEHFPAREGYHAMATGQGRLWLEMTDNIVGSQVNSLALSFLLIFGPIFLVFRSVRAGLFTIPSNLFPIVCVMGWMGWTGIPLSLSTTMTSSVVLGIAVDDTLHFIQYMRERLRAHGNPERALAETLSTKGLGALWIALVLGVGMSVVVVSSFSPTRYFGLLTALAMVAGLVGELLLLPPLLLVTRTRLGVETPPQPGEPVLGTTSSTP